Within Topomyia yanbarensis strain Yona2022 chromosome 2, ASM3024719v1, whole genome shotgun sequence, the genomic segment tgccgcttttctttgtaattaagtgtatttttttaagtttttattgatttccacgaaattaaaattttatcaccttctccggtgagaaggaaaaagtcaaataaattttatccggaaaatcattctcacgctatttgtggagacggagaattttgcgactcatcttatctcggaaaagttggacctcggataagcttcttctcgcgtgagtgagagagaattacaatgcctgctcgtgattttattcattgaTTTAAGAACATAATTTGGATCCGACTATTTGACGTGCactaattcatgatttattgcatcttgaacatgatctggttttcgtggttgtgaataatttttttttcgagaattgtcctactggagctgaaGAGCTAGGtactcggaagggctccccgtcagaatcacataccgtcgctgttgtgctatcttatgacaaacgccattttggggtaaactgagttagatatgccacattacttgtttgaaaaatctctacaaagtggcgttttcaggatttagaaattctacttggttacttagatatagctagaaacatgatgagaaattgtgagttttttgcttcaaatcactatatctagggattggctcaagttatattgaagttttagacggttttatgtgtgaaaatgtctgaggaacacaatggcataaacattttcgaaagaaaattatacgagttgtgagaaaaacacagttttagttttgaactggaaataaaagatatttggcaacactgcaatcaagaataacaattttttctagagtccctgattcatttcctttaaaatgcatttcaccgaatgtttatagaccatatgaacccaaagatatgaataaaagttaaaaagtgatgatttttttctatggaaaattttccatgcacgattatgacacgtcatacaaatgttgtcatcaatacacgcctatgacacgcgtgagcgcgacttttgtttacattcgtagtaaaaactcgcaacatagtcaattgatctttgtaatatttgagagattaatgcagaatagatagaagcatcaattgtcttctttggattgtttataccatttattaGTTTCAAGatgttcaatctcaaactttaaaaatcgtttttctcgaaatgtgctaaatggcgcttgtcataagatagcacaacagcgatgatactacaatttgcagacgagacggccaatggcgcccaataaaacactgctttaggccaattgtagcgggccgtaattctgaatgtgatattcattgtacggttcaggtatgtacGGGCAtcgggactcgcgatcgcgtgtatcatcacgaagggctcgaacatttgtatgttaacgtgatcgatcgcgtgtgcttttgtatgtcgcgtgtgctaacgtgtatgtaacttcgcgtgtataaattctattttataaccgtgtgcctttcgcatattcgcgtgtgttctagaatgatcgcgcgtggaccgtgaatctgatacttaatttttcgtatacggttcagattccagaagaaagtgggttcttccatattattagagttcccagtcatgtcgccgtagaacgtgtggtctagtggatatgagctttatttttttgattggtccaactgaatgcatggacctaagttgctagaatgaaggataaagatttccggacgtggccaattcatgatcgcgcgcgctTGCGGGtgcgcgtttgagaccgcgtttgtaaattcgtaagtactaaaatgttcacataattaccggagtattaccaagtttgcgcgatcgcgggcatatgtgtgcgtagatgatcgccaAGGACTctagcgttcgtatgttgacgcgtgtgctcgcgtgtataaattcgattttgaaaccctgcgtccattcacatattcgcggatTCTgccagggagtgagttaccccatatcactagagttcccggtcatgtcgccatggaacgttttgtctagtggatatgggagttattttttcttaatttttcagttttattttttttattaattaacatggacctagactgtatCGAGGTTAGAGACTTCcagacgatcccgattcatgatggcgcgagcgcgggagtttgtaggttgacgcttgaaatcgcgttggtaagtttatgagtgctgcttcaccttatcaccggggtgtaatcatgtttgcgagttcatGGGCGTAGgatgcttggaaaatcgcgagggacTCTAACGTTTGttcgctgacgtgattttgtaacatatttgcgaGTGTTTTTGAATGGTCgtgcgaaccgtgagtctgatattaaattttcggtgcgcctttagaattctggcagagagtaggATCCCTTATATAggtagggttcccggtcatgtcgccatgagacgtgttgtctaataggtatgagcgtattttcttaattagtccagctgaaggcatggacctaggcttctagaatcaaggatagacttccggacgtgaccgattcgtaatcgcgtgcgcgatggcatttttgtaggttcccgcttgagaccgcgtttgagaatgtgtgatcAGAcgtcactatcaccatctttgctgacccagctgaaggcgggtgtagaatggcagtataggactcgaaaagaagaaataaaagacaatatatgagagacgtaatagattagacagatacagctgaagttatgatcatcacatgaaagatgtatattagtacttcaaacactactaatacttgaaaaGCCAACCACAAAttttctatttgttactggttgattgttggttgtgagcgggtaaatagaggaaaggtgcagaacagaaaaaaggctcacatcagccctcccggcctcctcgatgcaccactatcgaggcgtattgtaatcatcttgaagcgggcttcttatataagtCAAACCCTTagtagtcataatgattggtggattattaacatgagaactaattaacctctagtagtagaacttggtgcaaatagaaactaaaaagagcgaaggtctttatatttagataactctattgaatctattgttgcttgatgtttacaataccgtcaatcccatcaacctgcaaGAGGGGGTTTCGGGGTTGTGAATTattgcacaaaatcaaaacatattttctcgtgaactatttcacgaaagtCGAATactttcaatcctcgtgaactagttAATGactcctaatatattagtcacgattcaatatccatgctcgtgaaatacttcacaaaatcataaaatattattcgtgtGGACGTGAACGGATTCATAATTGCCAGAGAAATaatcacgacttaccattcgtgatcgtcaaatagttcacaaaaccatgaaATATTCAAGGATTCGTAAGCTAATTCATAATTCCTAGTACATTATTCATGAGTGTTTCATTTTCTATTTCATGAaaactttttcataaaatttcaaatttttcattaaatgtcatATATTTATGTCCAGCCGCTAGTGATTAGTAATAAGAGCAGctgatataagaaaactattaggacctcgaacatggTTATTCATTTGGTAAGGTTTAGTGTGATGTCCGGATAGAAAacgagcaccaaaaatacattgtaGAGTCACAAATCGGGTGCGTGatgtagttcacaaaacaagatatCGCCAATTAGTCGAACTTTTATGATCCAGCTCAGTCACGTTACTCCGAGAAAAAAGATACGGtggtaaccaaaaaataacatatcgcgaaaagaaattacgaatatcatgatAAAACTAAAGATATCTTGAGCATGAatcacattactccacgtgtcaaattcgaaagtcaGCTCAAGAATAAAGTGTCACGAAAACGCgaaaagaaattacgaaaatcgtgactaaggatactgaaatcatgaacacaaataacATTACTATACCAGAAAAATTCGATAGCATAAGGATGGGGAATCTAACATATTAGCTCTCggttcactcaccatttcgatctgttttccccgttggatgtCACCAAAAAGTCTTGAATAAAGTATTGGCACTTACGCCAAAaaccaaataaatgaattatttgtttaatttgaaCGACGAGTTCGCttccgtcatacctctgttaaccctccggaagtcgcgtaaatggcccactgaaggtgcactcagtgcactagcgcgacttccggtaGGTTAaccaagggaccagaaatcgacagtctttattagctctgtcacccaccaaagtacgatgggtaatgaactaaaaattttacACCGGACggtaataaaaacccgggccttgatatctagcggggaaattaaatagtaTTGTTAAGTGGCATCTGCGATTGTGTATGAGCTCGCTTTGCATGCAGGCACCATGgaccacaaatcgatttttttggtcgaaaatccagaacttataaaccgttagtactagactttcagtgtctttggaacaaattctctacaataagtgcccttcattttagggaaaacaaaattagggtgaccctctcgatttttgaaataaaaaaattatctccggAATGAAAAAAGATAGAAGGATACGaccttccaaagaaatgtagagaaatcaattttgagtaactttgctgaaaacgtcgaaactctatcttcaacggttgtcattttacagcaatgtcCCTTGTTCCGCTTAGGGTGACtcttaaaattcaatttttttaatataacatctttgaagttgatttctcgtgaatgttgtcttcgaacaaaagttagctctttcaaatgcgcacatttcttcttcaaagtccaactcattaacttttatataaacagagttattgacgattttatgctcaaaattcgacattttataagctaaataactccgaaggtggcaaaaagtggcaatcaatgttatgaccatctgatagtacttcaaaaatactacaaaataaggggtacatggtttgtctcctagcgactcttcatgtgaaatgtttgcttataaactACCTCTGTTATAGAGAAGGTATGCGGTATTCATCTAAATTCGTACTTAATATATAGcattgattgccactttttgccaccttcggagttatttagcttagaaaatgtccaattttgagcataaaatcgtcaataactctgtttatataacAATTAATGAGTTGGTCTCTGAGAAGAAATGTGCGTATTTGAAAGAGCTAACTTTTGTTCGAAGACGACATTCACGAAAAATCAACTTCAAAgatgttatattaaaaaaactgaataagagccaccctaaaaGGAATaagggaaatcgctgtaaaataacAACCGTTGAAGATAGGGTTTCgatgttttcagcaaagttactcaatattgatttctctacatttctttggaaggtcatattctcctatattttttcattcgggagataatttttttatttcaaaaatcgagaggaccaccctaatttcgttttccctaaaatgaagggcacttattgtagagaatttgttccaaagacactgaaggtctagtactaacggattataagttctggattttcgaccaaaaaaatcgatttgtggcccatggtggCAGGGTACGTTCACTGTCGCCAGTGCGATtgtcatatgttctttctgggacatCATCGTgtcttaaataaggtattgataTTTTCGTCAAAATGCAAATGCATGAATTATTTGTGGGCAAACTAAAGAAAATAACAAGACATCCACTAAGAGTAAAAAAACCGTgtgttcaaaaaaaattgagtaCTTGCAAAAAGCATCTTTTGACCGAAAAAATATACTGCCGGGTTCCGCCTTGTCATAAGTGAAGTTACATTTTACAATAACTAATAATTATTTAGAAgccaaaaaaattaacaatGATCTAAATCTAAATTAAAATCTATTCCAAGAGTGTCAATATCTGTAAcgaaactttttttcaaattaattttaaaGATTATTTTTAGTGGATACTATTTTTGctgatggatttttttttgttgtttcagACTACTACCACCCAACGTTAGTCACCATCGCCCAACCTACAGTCATGGACCATTCTGAGCACCACGACTACAGTCACAATATGATGAACCAGTCGGCCGGATCCGATGCCCATGTACATGACGGTCACCACGGAACCATGGATCATAGTATGCACGATCACGTGGTAGGCACTCAGATGCCACCAATGGTCGGCCACGCCGGCCATGGGAGTCACAATGCCGGTGGTATGGAAGGTATGGTGCACCACATGATGTCGATGTCGGTAAGTTATGGGGACAGTTTGGCCGCTGTTTTGGAAGTTGCTGGTTGTAGATATATAGAACTTTTTTGAGATTAATTGAGACACTAATTTGAAAGTGTGATAAAAGTGAAGTAAAACTTTAGTGTATTGAAAATTGCAGATTAACAATCATACTTACTTAATTGTGGTGAGACCGATTATTGTTTTTCGGAAAGTGGAaggaaaattacgaaaaatgttATTTTCCGTTTATCTCTAGTACATAACGATCAGTTTTCAGTAGCACACTCAAGTTGTTTTTCTTTGTGGAACAGTGATATGCCTGAAAATTGGATACAATGAACATTCTAAAGTTTACTGGTGATAGCACAAAGTGATTCCATTACACTAAGAGTGTTTCATGCACTCAGACACTCCGCACGATTACCCCAGTTTTTGAATTCGTGCAAGCAATCTAATCAGTGCACCCTTGTTCTTCTACGCACTTCCATCGCAGTTCCACGGAGGCTACAATGAAACGATTCTGTTCGAGCAGTGGAAAATTGACAGCCTCTCCGGTTTGCTCTGGTCGATGTTGCTCATCTTCATCATGGCAGCACTGTACGAAGGTCTCAAATACTACCGGGAACATCTGTTCTGGAAGACGTACAACGCGCTACAGTATCGACCCGTAACGGTGACGGAGAAAAGTCCCCGCAATGGAACTGTCTCGAATAACAACGAGACGGTAGTGAATGGGGGTGGCGGTGATGGCGACGATGGATCCCGAATAGTTCAGTAAGTTTTTTATCGCCTTTATTATTGCGTAAATTAGAAATTTAACACCCATACAGCTCATGTACatgatttcatttattttttccgCGCTCGTAGATAGCTAAcatcattttgtaaattaaaGCAGTCGATATAGATATTCATCCAGAACCGAAATAATTAATTCCGTGATTCTCTTGATCAAACTTGAATGTCAACATGACGATATGATTTCCCCATATCGGTTACGTGTCTTGCCACGGAGAAACATGCATATTTGCACGTTTTAATTCATATTTCCTCCTTTTGTCCTTATGCCATTTTTTTCCGGAAATCAAACTCAACTCACCTTTTCGGTGTTCACCATCGATGTCATCCTGGTAACCATGACTCATCGTGTCAATGCGGATCGCATTCTGTTTATTATCATATCCAACGGATAATGCGATAATAACTatgataaataaacaaaaaaaaaacttcaaccgCTGCAGCATGGTTGGTGAAGTGATCCACAAACAACCGTAAGTTTCTGGGGAATGCGCTGCTTGAAATTCTATTTTCTCATTACCAACGCTATGTAGTGTTAACCCATTTGCATAGTTTTTACTCTTTTCTCTGTAGCTTGCCTGTCGTAGTTGGAACGATGAAATAGTTGAAAATTCTATTGCACTGACattcttttctgtcttttcctCTTACTAGTTACggcattgtttactttctgcaCTCTAAACTTTTCCTTTAATCTAAAATAACAATCATGTATATTAGAAATATTGACGAATCCAAATCAATTAATTTGTAGCAACAGTATATCCTTATCATAGTATAATCAGGCATCTTCTTATAGGTGCTTGAATACAGGAATGTACATATTCCAATATTTGAATTGTTTTGTTGTATATTCAACTAAAATAATGACTTATGACTACAGCACACTTATAGTACACAAACTGTATGCAAGAAAACTAGGAAAAAATGCAGGCAGGATAAAATTGGATGATTATGCTTTGCAACGTCAAAACCGaaagttttgtttttcaaaaccGTGACCTCCTGAGTATACGGTTTTCCCGAAAGTGCATGGATTGGATTTGCAAAGATGCTTAGAACAAtgaaatacacatttttatgcATAGTATGAATCTCTAAAACACACGataataaagttatattgatgaaaatttcatgaaTAGTTTCAATAGTTGTTTCAAATACTAtccaaattattttttcaaaaaatgcacTACATCATGTTATAAAACCTCTACGAAGATACTTAACATCAAGTTGACGGTTTCAAAATTGTGTAATCTTGACCGTAAAACTGCTAATCGCGAACATTTCTGCTTGAAgcacggtacagtatctacctcgTGAGTAAgtctgttccaatctcatttcacgacagtagacaccagcagcAACATGttcctccatcagagaaccatcAGTGTGACAGGTCACTTGTGCTTGTTCTTGTCTCGCCATATATAGCCatacaaccactcctctcgagagggcaTCATCTACTGGATTGTCCTGTAAGAAAAACTATACCGTTTGTAGCAAGAATTTCTTCACCCCATGCAATCATTTGTGACCACAGCCGTGTATAACTGATAGAAAAATCAACAGGGTTTTTGTTACAAATATTAGTAATATACAGTCTGTTGGTAATAAAGGTGTTACTATCAAAAATTGATCAAACAAGAATGTGTGTTAATCTGTCaacctttttttttttgacgtaggactacgtctttggtttcgatatgggggtgcattttgcaaattctacaaaaatggtatgtaacgaaaagttgttcaattttaaacgcatataattcaacgatctcatgataaattttcaaattttttgcacatatcaacCCGAAATACTTCtgagaatagattccaatagataaacccaaagatttttgatatcatggcattaaaaatttaaataatgtacattctagtcaaaatatcgcgcatttacacacagaagatagcgtttCCCAACTCCAGcgcgacagatttgtgtaccaaGCGCGCTacacttctatgaatgacgtcatcatcgactatttaaagaacggatttagCCGGAGAAGCtgagttgcctgttgaacggcaggcggagcagatcactgcgctgtgtgttttcacagccagcgTAGCTGAGTTAGatgtccgttacactggctgtggaggtacgctactcAGTATTGTCCAACACGCGACTAAGCTtctccgttcaaacactatgctttcttttatgttgtgttcgtttccagcacacttttatgtacaatctcaaacacaattattcgtataCAGAATCGCGTGTAGATTctagctccatttgcaaacacgggttacatagtgtcgtggtacaaattgtctctttcgctctacccatcatcatcagcgttaactcattttgctttgtgcggttgggttcaatgtttgaggcgaatgtgtacgTAGGTATACctaatttgttagcagggttaccatattcacaaatttttcagtactgccacagatttttttcacaatttttgatcacagattctttttcacagatggcagatttttggcattttgacgaaaatttcacggatttttggaaatattgtgatttttcggaaatttatcgcagattgttttcctgtttcagttatcacatatggtaaaaagatatttttggccGAAACACAGACCCACACAGGCactgtttgttagcggttgcatgcgtaacctgcatgatagcaatctgtgctttcgttgcgcaaagacgaaaactttctcagcaacaaatttacgcggatcgatggaaagtacaacgaaagttttttatttacgttcgatcaactcATTGAtttatttccactcagcctatcctattctgctaataggtacatactacaaattgttttcgattcttgtatatttatagtttagatatatgattaagaacactgcattcgctacatttttATGCGTACTTaagaaaagttacaataatggaaaaatataactagaaagtttagtttatacatgaaatgtgattatattgtcttaaattatatttttcttcaccggtccgggtttttaacaacacacaatcgaaaagtttttacaatttttaaaagctgatcttgtgctataaagatttaggtgcagatattagttcggtcacggttttctgtcttctttcttcagatcttctcaaataagtttaatcggattcgatcacctactacaaatgaaatgacctgatatccaagaaggtttggttcaatatgtagcaTTCGATGTTGGTTGGTTGTACATAAACTATacgtaaaaaatatatttgatttattattactctaaatgtactaagaaaacaaatattgtatattaagtcctacgtctacagttcgtgcaactccatatggctgccccttgtagtttttaataaaatcatGTTTCTTTTTCAAGTTCAATTCGTACATAATAAAGTAAAACAATTCACCCAAGCTTCCTTTTTAACGAATGCGAATTGCTGGACCTTTTGTTTGACTCATTCCTTCAAGTTTGCACAGCCACCTTGGCAATTTTACTCGCCACAGAACGCCA encodes:
- the LOC131684969 gene encoding high affinity copper uptake protein 1 isoform X2, which translates into the protein MDHSEHHDYSHNMMNQSAGSDAHVHDGHHGTMDHSMHDHVVGTQMPPMVGHAGHGSHNAGGMEGMVHHMMSMSFHGGYNETILFEQWKIDSLSGLLWSMLLIFIMAALYEGLKYYREHLFWKTYNALQYRPVTVTEKSPRNGTVSNNNETVVNGGGGDGDDGSRIVQPTMLSIMHLYQTFLHILQVTLSFLLMLIFMTYNTWLCVAVVLGAALGYFLFGWKKSVVVDVTEHCH
- the LOC131684969 gene encoding high affinity copper uptake protein 1 isoform X1, giving the protein MDHSEHHDYSHNMMNQSAGSDAHVHDGHHGTMDHSMHDHVVGTQMPPMVGHAGHGSHNAGGMEGMVHHMMSMSFHGGYNETILFEQWKIDSLSGLLWSMLLIFIMAALYEGLKYYREHLFWKTYNALQYRPVTVTEKSPRNGTVSNNNETVVNGGGGDGDDGSRIVHMVGEVIHKQPPTMLSIMHLYQTFLHILQVTLSFLLMLIFMTYNTWLCVAVVLGAALGYFLFGWKKSVVVDVTEHCH